In the Cellvibrio sp. KY-GH-1 genome, TTCGTCGCCTTTTGCATTCGATGCAACCACCCACACGGAAATTATTAAGGCAATTAATACAGTAACGATTGCCACAAGGAATGTTATTAAACCTCGTGATACATCAGTCTCCCTTAACAGAAGCAAAAACTTACCCTCTGAGTTGTATAGCCCTATAAAGATAATCAGTATTGTTATAAATATCGCAAGAATTAACCCACGAACAACCCAACTTGATTCAGGGATATCTCCCTCACCTTTAGATCCCTGCGAGTTTGGTGGAGCAGGTGGAGTAGGTGGAGTAGGTGGAGCAGGTGGAGTAGTATTGTCATCAGTTGTCTTCTCGTCACTCATGTATTTCACCCTTTAAGATTAACCCAGGATTTCATAATTTTTTTCTAACAAAGTTTATTCAGCCTATTCTTCCGCCCCAAAAAAATAACCCCCCAAATGGGGGGCTATTTTTAATCACTTAATGTCGATTAACTTAACAACTTAATCATCCCCTTTCACAATCGCCTGAATCAGGTTGGGATACAGTTGTGTACCCGAGGCGCGATCAAATAGCGCCATACCACCATTAGCGCCTACGCCGTTATCCCAGTAGATGGGCGCCAGGCCGCGGGTGTAGGCAGCGCGGGTAATGTATTCATTCCAATAAACGCGATAGCCTTCGTGATCGCCGATGTTAGTGCGTGATACAACACCGTATTCACCCAGAATTACACCAACCCCTTTATCCACAAAATTGATTTTCATTTTCTGGAATTGTGAGTCCACCCAGGATTCATTTGCCCAGGTTTCTACTGCACTGGTGTTAGTGGCATTTTTGCCCCATTGGGTGATGTTGCTATTGGTGTTGAGGGTGAAGTTATAGGGATCGTAATAGTGAACTTCCATCAATAAACGATTGGTGGTGGTATCGGTTGGGATTTTCGCGAAATTCACGGTGTGATCAATATTGGTGTTAAAGCCTTGTACTACCAGGAAACGATTGGCATTTCCACCACCCGTTGCGCGCACCGCCGTTACAAAAGTTTGGTTGAAACTATTCTGTACTGTGTAGTATTCAGCCGTGGGAGTGCCGTAATCGCCGTCCACCATTACTTCATTGGTACCGGCAAACAACAAACGGTTATCGTAGTTTTTGAAACGATTGGCAATTTGCGTCCACATAATTTTTAAACGATTGTTGACGTAATTTTGTTGTGCATAAGTGGGTTGCATCCAACCATTGTCCCAATGAATATTCATCACCACATACATATCTGCATTAAGCGCATACTTCACCACCTGCTCTACCCTATCCATCCAGGCGGTTTGAATTACAAAGTTGCTTTCGTCAGAGAATTTACTCCAGGCCACTGGCAAACGAATAGTTTTAAAACCAGCAGCTTTAACCGAGTTAATTAATTGCTGGGTAATTACCGGATTTCCCCAAGCAGTTTCACCGCCGATCGCATCCAACGAATTACCAATATTCCAGCCAATGCCCATCAATTTGGTAAGTTGTACCGACGTCAAAACACCTGCACTGCTTGAACTGCCCGCAATGGAGCTTGATGATCGCACGCTGCTGGACGATGAACGAAGTGATGAAGACACAACCATTGAAGACGATGAACGGGTCGAGGATACCGAAGAGCGACTTGACGAGGATGATGAACGAATCGAGGAAGACGAAGACCGCACAGATGACGACACTAGCGTAGAACTGCTGGATTTGCTGGTAGATACGGAAGATACCGCCCCACCGCAAACCGCACCAGTTACTGCCGGCGTTTCTATAGCGCCATTATTAGCATTCACTTGCACACCAAATGCCACTGTCTGTCCAGGCTGGATATTGCCATTCCAACTTAAATTGGCGGCATTGTACGGATTGGAGCCAGTGATAGTCGCGTTCCAGCTGCCAGACAACCGATTATTCACGTAAACCCAATTCACACTCCAACCATTGATGGCGGAAGTGCCTTTGTTCGTAATTTCGACGTTAGCTGTAGCACCACTGCCCCAATTATTCGTCACAACATATTTACAGGTAGCAGTTTGTGCCAGTGATGTTTGCGCGGCAAACAAGCTCGCTCCCAGAGCAAGGGCTGCACTCCATTTTTTAAAGCGAGGACTTTTTAGCTGCGAGCAGTTAAACGATAAAAAGCGTAGCGATAAAAAGTTTAGCTGTAGGTTTTTCATCAGGTCTTTCTCCTGTCATTATTTTATAAAAACGTTAAACAGCGGGTAAAAAAATTCAGGCAGATGTTATTCCACCTGAATGATAAAAACGCGAACCTCGTGTGAGACTCGCGTGTTCGGCTGAATACAACTACACAGATTTTTAATTAAAGAATATTACTTAAAAATCTGGCAATTCATCCAAAGTGATTACCAGTTCATGGTTGTAGACGTGGCGTTTGTGAGCATTAGTGTTGTAGTACTCGCCAGTCCAGAAATTGCTGGAATTGCTAACACCTTCTGCGGTGTCAACGTCATTCCACACCACAAAATACAGCCACCAGGCATTGTCTTGCTTCATTAAGTCCGGATCGGGAATATTGCTGTTTTCGCTGAGTGCAACCAGCTTCACTTGTTGTGAATAAGCTTTGGCAAGGTTGAACGTAGACGCTTGCGATTCATAATTGCGGTTGCCGTCATAAATATCGTGGCTAACGATATCCACATACGCATCGCCTGGATACCAACCACCGCTCTGACCATTCCACACCCAAATTAAATTATTCAAGCCGTAGAAATTGGTGAGGCGATCATAGAGATGGCGCCACAACACCACTTGCGCGTAAGCTGCTGGAATTCCATCGGTACGATCATTACGGCCCCACCAAAACCAACCGCCGGATGCTTCGTGCAATGGGCGCCACAACACAGTGACGCCAGCGTCTTCCAATTTTTGCAATTCGGCGGCAATCAATGCAATGTCTGCTTCCATGTTGGCGTAACTTGCGCTCGCGGTATCCAACTGACCATTCGCGATAGGAATCGAGAAACTGGTGTCCGCCGTGTAGAAAGCGCCGATGGCTGTACTCGCCGCATTAGGGTCGCGCCAGTGCCAGGCAAACGTCACCAAGCCGCCGCGGTTCCAATGGGTAATCGCCTCTTCGGTTTGTTTGAGCCCTGGGTTGCCCGCCCACAAGCCGTAGTTCATGAAGTCGTAACCCATAATCGCTGGCGCACGCGCAGTATCATTAATTACGCGTTGATACTGATCGATATTATCTTGCCAGGTCAGGTCTTGCTGACCAGACAAAACATGGTTGCCCCAAATCGATTTCAAATAGGTAAATACGCTTTTGGTGGTTGCATTTGCATTTGCATTAACCGGAGCGGTACGCGCCGGTGCTTGCGTCGCACTACCCATGCCCGGACACATACTTTTCGATAAACACACAGCTCCACTTTGATAACCCCAGCTGCCGTTATCGGTTGCACATAAATTCAATTTGGATGAACCAATCATGCAGTACGAAAAATTACCAACACCGGAGGTATCTGCTTTGGAACCGTACACAATACAGGAGTAACTATTTTCCCAACCCCAACCATCGCCGTCCGGATCTGAATCCGCTGAGCGACAGTAGGGCCAACCGCTCGCAGTCGCATTGGGAATAACACCGTTAGGGCTACTGCTGGAAGTGCCGACACTGCTCGATGAGCGAATCGATGAGCTACTCGAAGAAACACTGGACGAAACACTTGAAGAAACAACA is a window encoding:
- a CDS encoding glycosyl hydrolase, whose amino-acid sequence is MNATRLKLLGTVALLSAGIFAAQGSVAQSASCKYVVSNNWGGGATANIEITNNGTSAINGWTVNWGYSKNSLSGSWSATVTGSNPHSATNLNWNGTIQPGQKVSFGVQVNANGGAIETPAVTGSICGSVATSSSLPSSSSRPSSSTIPSSSLRSSSSSVRSSSILSSSSSIRSSSSISSIVSSTCAAVQQCNWYGTFYPVCTATASGWGYENNKSCIAVSTCAGQPLPYGAVGGCPVSSASLSSSSIRSSASSFLSSSSIRSSSSSVVSSSVSSSVSSSSSSIRSSSSVGTSSSSPNGVIPNATASGWPYCRSADSDPDGDGWGWENSYSCIVYGSKADTSGVGNFSYCMIGSSKLNLCATDNGSWGYQSGAVCLSKSMCPGMGSATQAPARTAPVNANANATTKSVFTYLKSIWGNHVLSGQQDLTWQDNIDQYQRVINDTARAPAIMGYDFMNYGLWAGNPGLKQTEEAITHWNRGGLVTFAWHWRDPNAASTAIGAFYTADTSFSIPIANGQLDTASASYANMEADIALIAAELQKLEDAGVTVLWRPLHEASGGWFWWGRNDRTDGIPAAYAQVVLWRHLYDRLTNFYGLNNLIWVWNGQSGGWYPGDAYVDIVSHDIYDGNRNYESQASTFNLAKAYSQQVKLVALSENSNIPDPDLMKQDNAWWLYFVVWNDVDTAEGVSNSSNFWTGEYYNTNAHKRHVYNHELVITLDELPDF
- a CDS encoding cellulase family glycosylhydrolase; translation: MKNLQLNFLSLRFLSFNCSQLKSPRFKKWSAALALGASLFAAQTSLAQTATCKYVVTNNWGSGATANVEITNKGTSAINGWSVNWVYVNNRLSGSWNATITGSNPYNAANLSWNGNIQPGQTVAFGVQVNANNGAIETPAVTGAVCGGAVSSVSTSKSSSSTLVSSSVRSSSSSIRSSSSSSRSSVSSTRSSSSMVVSSSLRSSSSSVRSSSSIAGSSSSAGVLTSVQLTKLMGIGWNIGNSLDAIGGETAWGNPVITQQLINSVKAAGFKTIRLPVAWSKFSDESNFVIQTAWMDRVEQVVKYALNADMYVVMNIHWDNGWMQPTYAQQNYVNNRLKIMWTQIANRFKNYDNRLLFAGTNEVMVDGDYGTPTAEYYTVQNSFNQTFVTAVRATGGGNANRFLVVQGFNTNIDHTVNFAKIPTDTTTNRLLMEVHYYDPYNFTLNTNSNITQWGKNATNTSAVETWANESWVDSQFQKMKINFVDKGVGVILGEYGVVSRTNIGDHEGYRVYWNEYITRAAYTRGLAPIYWDNGVGANGGMALFDRASGTQLYPNLIQAIVKGDD